In the Thermodesulfobacteriota bacterium genome, GCGCCGGGCGAAGGCGTCTGCTCCCGCGCGATGCCGCTTCCCGAGATGGACAGCCGGACCGGGAACCGGTTCATCATGTCCACGACCCTCCCCATGGAGAGGCCGGAGAGGTCCGGCATGATCATCTGGCCCGGGGAGGCCGCGGTGGACACCGGGATCACGGACGCCCCCGCGCGGACCGGCTGCGCGGGCTTCTCGATCTCCGCGGCCGCGACGGTCTCCGTAGGCTGGATGCCGAGGTAGTACGCGGTCTTCACGGCGATCTGGTTGAACGCCGGAGCGGCGACCACGCCGCCGTAGACCTGGCCGCGCGGCTCGTCGATCACCACGAGGATGAGCAGCTCCGGGTCCTGCAGCGGAAGGAAGCCGACAAAGGACGCGGTCCGCCGGGTGTCGGAGTACCGCCCCGTCCCGGGCTCCACCTTCTGCGCGGTCCCGGTCTTCCCGCCGACCAGGAACCCCTTGATCCGCGCCTGGGTGCCCGTGCCGTCCCCCTGGACCACGTCCCCCAGGATCTCCCGCATCCGGGCGGAGGTCCTGGGCGAAAGGACCCGGCGCAGCTCCCGGGGCTCTCCGCGGTACACCGGCGTACCCTCCGGGTCCCGGATCTCCCGCACGACGTACGGCTTCATCGCCTTTCCGCCGTTGACGACCGCGGCCATCCCCGCCGCGAGCTGCAGCGGCGTCACGGAGATCCCCTGGCCGAAGGAGACCGTGGCGCGGCGGATGCGGCTGTTGAAGGCGGCCCGGGAGGGGCTGATCCCCTGGACCTCCCCCTTCAGCTCGATGCCGGTGCGCGCCCCGAACCCGAAGGCGCGGATCATGTCGTAGAAACGGTCGCCGTCCATCCGGTCGTTGATCTTCGTGATCCCGATGTTGCTCGAGTACTTGAGGATGTCCCGCGCGTCGAGCCAGCCGTACTTGTGGGTGTCGTGGATCGTCCTTCCCGCGTAGGCGTACTTCCCGTTCTCGCAGAAGAACCGGTCCTCCGCCCCGATCGCGCCCAGCTCGAGCGCGGAGGCCAGGGTGAAGACCTTGAAGGTGGAGCCGGGCTCGAAGCTGTCCGTCAGCGGCTGGTTGCGCCGCGCCTCCGCGGGCGCGCCGTTCGGCGCGTTCGGGTTGAACGTCGGCGCCGTGGCCATCGCCAGGATCTCGCCGGTCTTCGGGGAGAGGACCAGCGCCATCCCGCCCCGGGCGCGGTACTTCGCCACGGAGGCCTGGAGCTCCCGCTCCGCGATGTGCTGGATGTTCCGGTCGATCGTGAGGGTCACGGAGTGCCCCTTCGAGTCCACGTCCACGGAGGCGCTCGCCGGTACGATGAGCCGCCCCCGGGCGTCGCGCTCGCAGAGGAGATGCGCGCGCTCGCCGCGCAGGTAGTTGTCCAGCGCCAGCTCGACCCCCTCGATCCCCGCGCAGTCGAGGTTGGTGAAGCCGAGGAGGGAGGCCGCGAGCTCCCGGTTGGGGTAGAACCGCTTCGGCTCCTCGACGGTCCCGATCCCATCGACGGCGCTCGCCTTCCCCCGGGCGCCCGGGTCGAGGGCGGCCAGCGCCTGCTTCACTTCGAGGACCGCCTCGTCCGCGGCGGTGGACGGCATCTGCCGGCGGACCCAGACGAAGCCCTTCTCCGACGCGAACAGTTTCCTCAGCTCCGACGCGGGGCGGGACACCCTCGGCGCGAGGAGCGCCGCGGCCTCCTTCGGGAATTTAAGCTTTCCCGGCTGCACGAAGATCGACTTCGTGGCGATGCTCACCGCCAGCTCGTTCCCCATCCGGTCGAGGATCGCGCCGCGCTTGGGGATCAGGGGGATGGAGGTCCCGTACTGCTTCGCGCTCCGCTCGCGGATCCCCTTCACCCCGAGGACCTGGATGTGGAAGGCCCGCAGGACGACGAGGATGTAGAGCGAAAGGAGGACCCCGAGGATGAAGCGCGCGCGGGAGGTCATCCTAGCGGATGACCCCTTCCATCCGGGGATCCACCATCCCGAGCTGGTTGCGCGCGATCGCGTCGATGCGCGACGGGCTCTTCAACGCAAGGATCTCGGTCCGGAGGACGTCCTTCTCCATCTGGAGCGTGCGCTTCTCGTCCAGCGCGGAGGAGACCCGGTATCCCGTCCGGATGTACTGGCCGGAAAGCCAGACGTTGAAAAGGCCGATCCCGAGCAGGAAGGCCAGCAGGAGAACGAATCCCTTGCGGCGGGGGACCGCGGGGATCGGCGGCGGCTCTCTCCGGATCTCCGAGATGATGTACACCCCGTTGCCCACAGTGATCTTCGTCGTCATGTCCCCTCCTCCTCCCCCGTCGTCCTGCATGCCGCCCGGAGCTTGGCGCTCCGCGCCCTCGGGTTCTCCCGCGCTTCCGTCTCCGTCGGGACGACCGGCTTGCGGGTCAGCAGCCGGATCGCCGCCGGGACGACTCCGCCTCCCTGCGCAGCCTTTCGGAACGCCGTCTTCACCATCCGGTCCTCGAGCGAATGGAAGCTGATCACCGCAACCCTTCCTCCCGGGGCGAGATGCTCCGGGAAGGCGTCGAGGAAGGCCCCGAGCGAGTCCAGCTCCCGGTTCACCGCGATCCGCAGCGCCTGGAACACCCGCGTCGCCGGATGGATGTCCCTGGGCCACGCCTTCCGCGGGATCGCGGAGGCGACCAGCCCCGCGAGCTCCGTGGTCGTCCGCACCGGCTCCCTCTCCCTCCGCTCCACGATCCTCCGCGCGATCCTGCGGGAGAACCGCTCCTCGCCGAACCGGTAGAACAGGTCGGCCAGCTCCTTCTCCCGCGCTTCGCGGAGGATCTTCTCCGCGGTCGGCCCGCCCCCCCCGGGGTCGCGCCGCATGTCGAGCGGCCCTTCCTCCCGGAACGTGAATCCCCGGGACGGGTCGTCGAGCTGGAGGGAGGAGATCCCGAGGTCGAGGAGCATCCCGTCGAACATCCTCCCGCCGGCCGCTTCCCGCAGCGCGTCGAAGTCGGAGAAATCCGACCGCACCGTCCGGACCCACGGAAACGGCGCCAGCAGCGAAGCCGCCGCCTCCAGCATCGAGGGATCCTCGTCCGCGCAGATCAGGAGCCCTTCCGGCCCGATCCTCCGGGCGATCTCCGCGGCGTGCCCCCCGGCCCCGGTCGTCCCGTCGAGGAAGACTTCGCCGGGAGCGGGCGCAAGCAGTCCCAACGTCTCCTGGAAAAGAACGGGGATGTGGCCGGTCGCCACGTATCAGATCCCGAGGGCGCCGATCTCCCGGGCGACGTCGGGATCCGCCAGCACTTCCTTCTCGAACCGCCCCATCTCCTGCTGCCACCGGGGAAGAGACCAGATCTCGAAGCGGTTGGGCATCCCCAGGATGACGACCTCCTTCTCCAGCCCGGCGTGCGCGCGCAGCGAAGGCGGGATGAGGATCCGTCCCTGCTTGTCGGGGACCGCCTCCACCGCGGCGCCGAGGAAGTACCGGACGAAGGAGTTTTTCTGCCGGTCGGTGCTCGGAACGAGGGAAAGCTTCTCTTCGATCCGCGCCCAGTCGTCCGCCGCGAAGGCGTAGAGGCAATCGTGGAAATTGGTGATGAAGAACGATTCCTGGCCGGATTCCAGAAGTCGTTCGCGGAAAGGAGCAGGGATGTTCAC is a window encoding:
- a CDS encoding penicillin-binding protein; translation: MTSRARFILGVLLSLYILVVLRAFHIQVLGVKGIRERSAKQYGTSIPLIPKRGAILDRMGNELAVSIATKSIFVQPGKLKFPKEAAALLAPRVSRPASELRKLFASEKGFVWVRRQMPSTAADEAVLEVKQALAALDPGARGKASAVDGIGTVEEPKRFYPNRELAASLLGFTNLDCAGIEGVELALDNYLRGERAHLLCERDARGRLIVPASASVDVDSKGHSVTLTIDRNIQHIAERELQASVAKYRARGGMALVLSPKTGEILAMATAPTFNPNAPNGAPAEARRNQPLTDSFEPGSTFKVFTLASALELGAIGAEDRFFCENGKYAYAGRTIHDTHKYGWLDARDILKYSSNIGITKINDRMDGDRFYDMIRAFGFGARTGIELKGEVQGISPSRAAFNSRIRRATVSFGQGISVTPLQLAAGMAAVVNGGKAMKPYVVREIRDPEGTPVYRGEPRELRRVLSPRTSARMREILGDVVQGDGTGTQARIKGFLVGGKTGTAQKVEPGTGRYSDTRRTASFVGFLPLQDPELLILVVIDEPRGQVYGGVVAAPAFNQIAVKTAYYLGIQPTETVAAAEIEKPAQPVRAGASVIPVSTAASPGQMIMPDLSGLSMGRVVDMMNRFPVRLSISGSGIAREQTPSPGAVLFPGAECSVRFRAESGPVTASAGREKR
- a CDS encoding cell division protein FtsL produces the protein MTTKITVGNGVYIISEIRREPPPIPAVPRRKGFVLLLAFLLGIGLFNVWLSGQYIRTGYRVSSALDEKRTLQMEKDVLRTEILALKSPSRIDAIARNQLGMVDPRMEGVIR
- the rsmH gene encoding 16S rRNA (cytosine(1402)-N(4))-methyltransferase RsmH, whose product is MATGHIPVLFQETLGLLAPAPGEVFLDGTTGAGGHAAEIARRIGPEGLLICADEDPSMLEAAASLLAPFPWVRTVRSDFSDFDALREAAGGRMFDGMLLDLGISSLQLDDPSRGFTFREEGPLDMRRDPGGGGPTAEKILREAREKELADLFYRFGEERFSRRIARRIVERREREPVRTTTELAGLVASAIPRKAWPRDIHPATRVFQALRIAVNRELDSLGAFLDAFPEHLAPGGRVAVISFHSLEDRMVKTAFRKAAQGGGVVPAAIRLLTRKPVVPTETEARENPRARSAKLRAACRTTGEEEGT
- the mraZ gene encoding division/cell wall cluster transcriptional repressor MraZ is translated as MIFRGRFEYTIDPKGRVNIPAPFRERLLESGQESFFITNFHDCLYAFAADDWARIEEKLSLVPSTDRQKNSFVRYFLGAAVEAVPDKQGRILIPPSLRAHAGLEKEVVILGMPNRFEIWSLPRWQQEMGRFEKEVLADPDVAREIGALGI